The Plasmodium cynomolgi strain B DNA, chromosome 5, whole genome shotgun sequence genome segment gagaagcaatagggagggagaagcaatagggagggagaagcaatagggggggagaagcagtaGGGGGACTTCCAAAGGGGCGCCTCTCGAGTGGAATTCGCCCCGTTCGTTTGTCCCCTTTGAAAGCCCCCCTATctcttcccctccccccctacTGCTTCTCATACCCTACTGCTTCTCACACCCaattgcttctccccccctgtaCGCATGCACCaagtgggcaaaaaaaaggagaggtgGCGGAGGTCGTCCCCAGGAACGCGCTCTATGTACACGTTTATGCGAATACGCGCGTGGGGCAATTCTTCCCTTGTGCCACTTCAAACCattttgctccatttttgtcttttGTTCACACCGCGCCAAGACGTCAGTCACGAATAAAAGTGCTCTCGTATGAAACACTCATTAGCCACCGGGTCGAAGTCAGCAAGGGGGTCATACTTATTCAAACGCCtgctctccttttcctcttcgaTCTTCCGCACCTCTTCCTGTACCTCAGGTCGTTTGCTCAACTTTTTTGTCTTCAAAATATTTCgaagcattttttcatgtttgtAATTCCCCCTGTGTTTGTAAAAAGTTTCAAATTTGAGACtacaaaatttgttcagGTAATCCATAAAGTGCCTTTTTAAATGCTTCAGCTCTAAACTGGGCCTAATCATGTTATGAATACGATTAAGGACATAGTATATCGAGTCATctctaaaaaaattatacttccttttttctcgaTCCACGAGGTTGTTATTAActtcaaatttatttatgtaaattcTGCTCATTTCTTGTCTGTGTCCATAAAACCTTTTGTAGTTTTTCTTCGGCTTAAATTTTAATcggtaaattttatttcctcgaAAATGCTTCATAACTGTTGCCTTGATTCTTACGTTGTCTAAAAAGGGGGTGCCGAAGACCAGCTTCCCTTCCATCgtactataaaaaaatactctgttcaggtaaatgcttttattttcttcttgctTAATTCTGAACACGTCATAGTATCTTCCCTCCTCCACCCATCGGGCTTTACCACATATTTCGATAACACAGAATTTCCCGCTCCTGTCTCGATTATCTTCTATTTCGGAAAGTTTTATTTGTGCGGGCGAGTTTATCAACACGTTCACTTTGCTTCGTCTACTCCGTTCGGGCTTCCATCTGTGCGTGCTGGGTATAAAAGTGAGGCTTCCACGGGGGCGAGACACCACCTTTGCTGTGCTGCTATGCGGCGCTACCACCTTTGCTATCCTGCTATGCGGCGCCACCACCTTTGCTGTCCTGCTATGCGGCGTTACCACCTTTGCTGCGCCGCCACCttgtggggaaaaaacgaaaaaaatcgCGCATAGGCCtaaaaaaagcatatttCCCACGCGGCCCCTTCTGTTTTGTTACTTCTGGTGCCCCCCCAAGCTTGCTCCTGCTCTCTGCATTTTTGCGCAGCTGAGAAGGGGTATGGGGGGCCACAAGGTTGCACTGCGCAGTGTTGAGCAGTACCGCGCTGTGTTGAGCAGTACCGCGCTGTGTTGAGCACTACCACGCTGTGTTGTGCCGCGCCACGCTGTACTACACTGTGTTGcgttcttttcccttttcttccctgGGCGAGTCCCTTCTTATGCATGCCCTGTTTAGCAGCCCCTTCGCGCTACATCGCTCCCGTGATACGTGAGCCGGCGTAAGAGGATGAACGCGCGCAGCGTAtgcgtacatatgtgcatagtAAATCAGCTGACACGATCATGTaaactcccccccccttctttcTTTCTCTCCTAGCGTGATATGTGCGgctcaaatgggaaaaataaccCAAACGGCGCCGTACACCTGACTTTAAGAGAGACCAAAATGTACCAGTTCGCGTGTAAGTTTCACCCGTTCACTTTTTGgatatataagtatatatttttttttttttcctacccctGTTCAGGCAactttttccaaaaagagGACCAATTTGGTAAAATGACGccaaaatattatgaacagttcaggaaaaaaaaaaaaaaaaaaaaaaaaaaaaactagccaGGAATCGCTAAACAAACTGTGCTGTTCATTCCGGTTTGCCACCTCTCCTCGCGCATAAGGTGTACACACTTGCGCACATCATAGTGATGAAAGATTTTCAAAGGATGGCCGCGCTCACGGCAAGTCTTAGTTTTGGCATTTGCCTCGACGCACCCAGGATAAGGGGCAAAGGGACCAATTCTTTAACGGTCACTTTTCCAAGCGTTCCCCATTTGCTCATGCTATACAGCTCATTTTGGAGAGTATTTTCCCGGTCAAAAGTTACACATCTTTTAAAGCGAAAAAACATTCGCGTGTAGAGCTTTCCGATCTGCACACATGCAGGAGGGTACACCTACATGGCAACGAGTGCACGTGGAGCTAGCATATCCCTTCCCCCCTGGAAACTTCCATTCTTGGGAGAATGAAGTGTAAAATGGAACTCTACACCAAAGGGGATGTAGCTTCACAGAGGGATACTCAAATTGAACAACATATGAACGCAGCAAGGtcttcacaaaatatttttttcccttttttgacCTCGCACGGATAAAAGTGCAACGGTGTATTGTCATCTGTGCTTATGGGAACATAtctcaaaaaggggacaccCCTCCTGCGTGTAGCTGCATTGCCAATgagtagaagaaaaaaaaaagcgattaTCCCACGTTGGACAGTCTCACCTTAGGAGTCCCCCCTTTCTGGGAAGGAAATCCGCTtagatgaattttttaaaaaactttcACTTGACATGGAACCCTTTTCTAGCAACTCATGTGGGTACAGAGAACTGCTC includes the following:
- a CDS encoding plastid 50S ribosomal protein L21 (putative), with product MLFLGLCAIFFVFSPQGGGAAKVVTPHSRTAKVVAPHSRIAKVVAPHSSTAKVVSRPRGSLTFIPSTHRWKPERSRRSKVNVLINSPAQIKLSEIEDNRDRSGKFCVIEICGKARWVEEGRYYDVFRIKQEENKSIYLNRVFFYSTMEGKLVFGTPFLDNVRIKATVMKHFRGNKIYRLKFKPKKNYKRFYGHRQEMSRIYINKFEVNNNLVDREKRKYNFFRDDSIYYVLNRIHNMIRPSLELKHLKRHFMDYLNKFCSLKFETFYKHRGNYKHEKMLRNILKTKKLSKRPEVQEEVRKIEEEKESRRLNKYDPLADFDPVANECFIREHF